One segment of Neobacillus endophyticus DNA contains the following:
- the ysxE gene encoding spore coat protein YsxE, with amino-acid sequence MSDKNQVAAVVPILKEYQIEPNFVEDYGSILKIYSNKGTFALKKIPPVVGTDFIRHVHLLYQKGYNRIVPIYPALDGRYAVLYENQLYYLMPWLVNDHKEDREHKNPQLFRELARLHTLSAKEIKVSNEERQEHYEKTIQQYEKHQEFLDGFIEECEKKTYMSPFELLYCLYYTEIRQALTFSKTKFEEWYENTKDSEKARMVINHGKLSSEHFLYDDRGYGYFINFESARYGSPIHDLLPYLSRTLNTNPKRNDETIEWIQHYFKYFPFKPDEKLLFYSYLSYPIPMIQGVEKYYRKKRPRNELKLVRQLQKRYWHLKNTEYVVMRMTEIDSQQQAKEGAQQQSS; translated from the coding sequence ATGAGCGACAAAAATCAAGTAGCAGCCGTTGTCCCCATTCTAAAAGAATATCAAATAGAGCCTAATTTTGTTGAAGATTATGGCAGTATACTAAAGATCTATTCCAACAAGGGCACATTTGCCCTTAAAAAAATTCCTCCCGTTGTCGGAACTGATTTTATCCGGCATGTACATCTTTTATATCAAAAAGGCTATAACCGGATTGTCCCCATCTATCCTGCTCTTGATGGCAGGTATGCCGTGTTGTATGAGAATCAACTTTATTATTTAATGCCTTGGCTGGTAAACGATCACAAAGAAGACCGGGAGCACAAAAACCCCCAGCTGTTTCGCGAGTTAGCGAGACTTCACACTCTATCCGCAAAGGAAATCAAGGTAAGTAATGAAGAACGTCAGGAACATTATGAAAAGACCATCCAGCAATATGAAAAACATCAAGAATTTTTAGATGGATTTATTGAAGAATGCGAGAAAAAGACTTACATGTCCCCATTCGAATTATTATATTGTTTATACTATACAGAAATCAGGCAAGCATTAACATTTTCCAAGACAAAATTTGAAGAATGGTATGAAAATACCAAAGACAGTGAAAAGGCTAGAATGGTTATTAACCACGGGAAATTGTCTTCCGAACATTTTCTTTATGATGATAGAGGTTACGGTTATTTTATTAACTTTGAAAGTGCCCGATACGGATCGCCTATTCATGATCTCCTTCCATATTTGTCGCGTACATTAAATACAAATCCTAAGCGGAATGATGAGACAATTGAATGGATTCAACATTATTTTAAATATTTTCCCTTTAAACCAGATGAGAAATTATTATTTTACAGTTATTTGTCCTATCCAATCCCTATGATTCAAGGGGTGGAAAAGTATTATCGCAAAAAACGTCCCAGAAATGAGTTAAAGCTTGTCAGACAGCTTCAGAAGCGGTATTGGCATTTGAAAAATACCGAATATGTTGTCATGAGGATGACAGAAATTGATAGCCAGCAGCAAGCAAAAGAAGGAGCCCAGCAGCAGAGTAGTTGA
- the spoVID gene encoding stage VI sporulation protein D: MSQENQSCLRFSLEETLWFRKGQEVEELISISLDPDITIQESDQYVTIRGSLELTGEYKSYEISNEQVEESKQSQKFIERVAEIEEGNSEFSHRFPVDITIPNNRIKSIYDIDVLVESFDYSFPERSCLKLSAELTISGLYASEPQEEEEKEEELELLHRQSIANDAEELEAEETIVQSSYQDQFLFNAEARKHQEEQPPTFPKYPNFHYQPQEQYEPEPFMPPWEYQDARSEGKTVEVEAEEEIVVEDLPDEPIYLEKDATVTEESSSSSVEGPKQKIKKLFTKKKSMTLTEFFARKDENQAQTRLKMCIVQKGDTVERIAERYDVTAQHLLRVNNLEINQDVFEGQVLYIPAAFAKK; this comes from the coding sequence TTGTCCCAAGAGAATCAATCGTGTCTGCGATTTTCCTTGGAGGAGACGTTGTGGTTTAGAAAAGGACAGGAAGTCGAAGAGCTTATTTCCATTTCTCTAGACCCGGACATCACCATCCAGGAAAGTGATCAGTACGTAACCATACGCGGTTCGTTGGAGCTCACTGGCGAATATAAAAGTTACGAAATCAGTAATGAACAAGTAGAAGAAAGCAAACAATCGCAAAAGTTCATCGAAAGAGTGGCGGAGATTGAAGAAGGCAACAGTGAATTTTCTCATCGATTTCCAGTCGATATTACGATTCCCAATAATCGGATTAAAAGTATTTATGATATTGATGTCCTCGTGGAATCGTTCGATTATTCTTTTCCAGAGCGCAGCTGCCTGAAACTTTCCGCGGAGCTGACAATCAGTGGCCTTTATGCTTCTGAGCCGCAGGAGGAGGAAGAAAAAGAGGAAGAATTAGAGCTTCTTCACCGTCAATCGATTGCAAACGATGCGGAGGAGTTAGAAGCAGAAGAGACGATAGTACAGAGCAGCTATCAAGATCAATTTTTATTTAACGCAGAGGCTAGGAAGCACCAGGAAGAACAGCCGCCTACCTTCCCGAAATATCCTAATTTTCATTACCAGCCACAGGAGCAGTATGAACCAGAACCGTTCATGCCGCCATGGGAATATCAGGATGCCAGAAGCGAGGGGAAAACGGTTGAAGTTGAAGCGGAAGAAGAAATCGTGGTTGAAGATCTTCCAGATGAACCGATCTATTTAGAAAAGGATGCGACGGTAACGGAGGAAAGCTCATCCTCTTCGGTAGAAGGACCAAAGCAAAAGATAAAGAAATTGTTTACTAAGAAGAAAAGCATGACGCTGACAGAATTTTTTGCCCGTAAGGACGAAAACCAGGCACAAACAAGATTAAAAATGTGCATTGTTCAAAAAGGCGATACAGTAGAAAGAATTGCCGAACGTTATGATGTGACGGCACAGCATCTCCTTCGTGTCAACAATCTTGAAATCAATCAAGATGTTTTTGAAGGCCAGGTATTATATATTCCAGCAGCATTTGCAAAAAAGTAG
- a CDS encoding serine hydrolase domain-containing protein, with protein MKYKKLGIFLLAAAVICSMTGCELPFFQNAKNTSVLPVKAEKETMKVEKPINQNLGFIPNRSEPLQVNIRNYLRLFNNISGSISVVQNRQILFREGFGLANIESHIENNPNTSFPVGSISKIFTATSIMILQEQHKLSIQDPVSKYIPNFPNAKRIKLYNLMSHTSGIQGLNWHTGDTTPLKLVKEIAKYPVKFQPGTKWDYRDTNYILLGYIVEKVSGEPLHSFIQKNIFDKVQMTKTGFMTHQHPAPYSVTGYVIKNNQFKKSQIFNAYALYACGDIYSTPYDLSLFDQALMNGELVSLSSLKQMLTPGSKSKYGLGLYYNGIRAWSNGVLPGYYTTHSYFNDKTSIVLFLNKKDPMTQLDQMVLRIHEIVNLYQEQPTQTLEKTTHQPMSGFSYFLSRLKYQSG; from the coding sequence ATGAAATATAAGAAACTGGGGATTTTCTTATTGGCTGCAGCTGTTATTTGCAGTATGACTGGATGCGAACTTCCTTTTTTTCAAAATGCGAAAAACACGAGTGTGCTACCAGTAAAGGCAGAGAAAGAAACCATGAAAGTGGAAAAGCCGATTAATCAAAATCTCGGGTTTATTCCTAATCGGTCGGAACCGTTGCAGGTGAATATCAGGAATTATTTGCGCTTATTTAACAATATAAGCGGAAGTATTTCTGTTGTACAAAACAGACAAATCCTATTTCGGGAAGGTTTTGGACTTGCCAATATCGAATCACATATTGAAAATAATCCGAATACATCATTTCCTGTCGGATCGATTTCGAAAATATTTACAGCAACCAGTATAATGATTCTTCAGGAACAGCATAAATTAAGCATCCAAGACCCTGTTTCAAAGTACATCCCAAACTTCCCGAATGCTAAACGAATAAAGCTTTATAATTTAATGTCACATACATCCGGAATTCAAGGTCTGAATTGGCATACCGGTGATACCACTCCATTGAAATTAGTGAAAGAAATTGCAAAATATCCTGTTAAATTTCAGCCTGGAACAAAGTGGGATTACCGTGACACTAATTATATACTATTAGGCTATATTGTTGAAAAAGTCAGTGGCGAACCCCTTCATTCTTTTATTCAAAAAAATATTTTCGACAAGGTCCAAATGACTAAAACGGGTTTTATGACCCATCAGCATCCTGCACCATATAGCGTTACTGGATATGTGATTAAAAATAACCAATTCAAGAAATCGCAAATATTTAATGCATATGCCTTATATGCCTGCGGTGACATTTATTCCACTCCATATGATTTATCTTTGTTTGATCAGGCGTTAATGAATGGAGAACTTGTTTCGTTAAGCAGCCTGAAACAAATGCTTACACCTGGCTCAAAATCAAAATACGGGCTAGGCTTATACTATAATGGTATTCGAGCATGGAGCAATGGGGTATTGCCAGGCTACTATACAACACATTCCTATTTTAATGATAAAACATCGATCGTACTATTTTTAAATAAAAAAGATCCTATGACACAGCTTGATCAAATGGTGTTAAGAATTCATGAAATCGTCAATCTTTATCAAGAGCAACCGACTCAAACACTGGAAAAAACCACTCATCAGCCAATGAGTGGTTTTTCCTATTTTCTTAGCCGTTTGAAATACCAATCTGGCTGA
- the hemL gene encoding glutamate-1-semialdehyde 2,1-aminomutase, producing MRSYTKSIEAFKEAQKLMPGGVNSPVRAFKSVKMSPIFMERGKGSKIYDIDGNEYIDYVLSWGPLILGHSNDHVVEALKRTAEMGTSFGAPTIWENKLAKLVQERVPSIEIVRMVNSGTEATMSVLRLARGYTGRNKILKFEGCYHGHGDSLLIKAGSGVATLGLPDSPGVPEGTAKNTITVQYNDLEGVKYAFEQYGNDIACIIVEPVAGNMGLVPPLPGFLEGLREITTQYGALLVFDEVMTGFRVGYNCAQGYFNITPDLTCLGKVIGGGLPVGAYGGRADIMERIAPSGPIYQAGTLSGNPLAMTAGYETLSQLTPEHYKEFIRKGDMLEKGFKAAAEKYDIPISFNRAGSMIGFFFTNDAVINYEKAKTSNLDFFAAYYREMAEQGVFLPPSQFEGLFLSTEHTDEDIQKTIQAAEIAFSKLK from the coding sequence ATGCGTTCATATACTAAATCGATCGAAGCATTTAAAGAAGCCCAGAAGCTAATGCCTGGTGGTGTTAACAGCCCGGTCCGCGCTTTTAAATCCGTAAAAATGAGCCCGATTTTTATGGAACGCGGAAAAGGCTCCAAAATCTATGATATTGATGGAAATGAATATATTGATTATGTGTTGTCATGGGGTCCTCTTATTTTAGGTCACTCCAATGACCATGTGGTGGAAGCACTTAAACGTACCGCCGAAATGGGCACCAGCTTCGGTGCACCGACAATATGGGAAAACAAATTGGCGAAACTTGTCCAAGAGCGTGTCCCATCCATTGAAATTGTAAGAATGGTCAATTCTGGAACGGAAGCAACTATGAGTGTGCTAAGGCTTGCCAGAGGTTATACAGGACGCAATAAAATATTAAAATTTGAAGGCTGTTACCATGGCCACGGGGATTCATTATTGATTAAAGCTGGTTCCGGTGTAGCCACACTTGGTTTGCCAGACAGCCCAGGGGTACCGGAAGGGACGGCAAAAAATACCATAACAGTTCAATACAACGATCTTGAAGGGGTAAAATACGCTTTTGAACAATATGGGAATGATATCGCATGTATCATTGTTGAACCAGTTGCCGGCAATATGGGCCTAGTACCGCCGCTTCCAGGTTTCTTGGAGGGACTAAGAGAAATAACCACTCAATATGGGGCATTATTAGTTTTTGATGAAGTAATGACCGGTTTTAGGGTCGGCTACAATTGTGCTCAAGGTTACTTCAACATTACACCAGATCTGACTTGCTTAGGAAAAGTCATTGGGGGTGGTCTGCCAGTCGGTGCTTATGGCGGCAGAGCCGATATTATGGAACGTATTGCTCCTAGCGGTCCAATTTATCAAGCGGGCACATTGTCCGGAAACCCGCTGGCAATGACAGCAGGCTATGAAACGTTAAGCCAATTAACACCGGAACATTACAAGGAATTTATCCGTAAAGGTGACATGCTTGAAAAGGGATTTAAAGCTGCAGCAGAGAAATATGATATTCCAATCAGCTTTAATCGTGCAGGTTCGATGATTGGATTCTTCTTTACAAATGATGCTGTCATTAATTATGAAAAAGCTAAGACATCGAATTTAGACTTTTTTGCGGCATACTATCGCGAAATGGCAGAACAGGGTGTGTTCCTGCCGCCATCTCAATTTGAGGGATTATTCCTATCGACGGAACACACGGATGAGGACATTCAAAAAACAATTCAAGCTGCGGAAATTGCCTTTTCTAAACTTAAATAG
- the hemB gene encoding porphobilinogen synthase: MELQFKRHRRLRSSANMRALVRENHLKAEDFIYPLFIYEGVNIRNEVSSMPGVFQVSMDHLEAEMEDIVAHGIKSVLLFGIPAAKDECGGQAYHDHGIVQVATRFIKEKYPEIIVVADTCLCEYTSHGHCGMVSGEKILNDESLNLLVKTAVTQAKAGADIIAPSNMMDGFVAAIRAGLDEAGFTEIPIMSYAVKYASAFYGPFREAAEGAPQFGDRKTYQMDPANRIEAFREAESDVEEGADFLIVKPGMPYLDIVRDIKNNFNLPVVVYNVSGEYSMIKAAAQNGWVDEKQTVLEMLMGMKRAGADLIITYHAKDAIRWLKENQ; encoded by the coding sequence ATGGAACTTCAATTTAAACGTCATCGCCGATTGCGTTCAAGTGCGAATATGCGTGCGCTTGTAAGAGAGAATCATTTAAAAGCCGAAGATTTTATTTATCCGTTATTTATTTATGAAGGAGTAAATATTCGTAATGAAGTATCATCCATGCCTGGTGTTTTCCAAGTATCTATGGATCATTTAGAAGCAGAAATGGAAGATATCGTGGCACACGGAATTAAATCAGTTTTATTATTTGGTATTCCGGCAGCGAAGGATGAATGTGGCGGACAGGCTTATCATGACCATGGTATCGTTCAAGTGGCTACTCGTTTTATCAAGGAAAAATACCCTGAAATAATCGTTGTGGCTGATACGTGTTTATGTGAATACACAAGCCACGGCCATTGCGGCATGGTAAGCGGTGAAAAAATTCTGAATGATGAGTCGTTGAATTTACTTGTCAAAACGGCTGTAACCCAAGCTAAAGCAGGTGCTGATATTATAGCTCCTTCCAATATGATGGATGGTTTTGTAGCTGCAATTCGGGCTGGATTGGATGAAGCAGGATTTACAGAAATCCCGATTATGTCATATGCCGTAAAATACGCTTCCGCATTTTACGGGCCTTTCCGCGAAGCTGCAGAAGGTGCACCGCAATTTGGCGACCGAAAGACCTATCAAATGGATCCAGCCAATCGTATAGAAGCATTTAGAGAAGCAGAATCAGATGTGGAAGAAGGCGCAGATTTCTTGATTGTTAAGCCTGGTATGCCGTATCTTGACATTGTTCGGGATATTAAAAATAATTTCAATCTACCGGTTGTTGTTTATAACGTCAGCGGTGAGTATTCCATGATTAAAGCAGCAGCACAAAATGGCTGGGTGGATGAGAAGCAAACTGTGCTTGAAATGTTAATGGGGATGAAACGCGCCGGTGCTGATCTCATCATTACCTATCATGCAAAAGATGCTATTCGCTGGTTGAAAGAAAACCAATAA
- a CDS encoding uroporphyrinogen-III synthase, with product MLKPLPLLDKKVLVPRGEKQAKTFSRMVKQYGGIPIEIPLIAFRPIRHNVHLGKCLEVMDTYDWIIFTSNIAVETFLACTTSDSRLPKIAVIGKKTEEALHERGIPVEFLPSSYVAEVFASEFLKYINQGTRVLIPKGNLARDYIAETLKKAGALVEEVVIYENFLPEESRQTLVSILQEHKLDILLFTSSSTVDHFMQVVKEHGLSSSLSESIIGCIGPVTQRTLQNYGLPVHVTPKEYTVEKMIKSTIEYLDRI from the coding sequence ATGCTAAAGCCCCTGCCATTACTTGATAAGAAAGTTCTTGTCCCACGAGGTGAGAAACAAGCCAAAACCTTTTCAAGGATGGTTAAACAATATGGAGGGATTCCTATTGAGATCCCTCTCATTGCTTTTCGGCCGATCCGTCACAATGTGCACCTTGGGAAGTGCTTAGAAGTAATGGATACATATGATTGGATTATCTTTACAAGTAATATAGCAGTGGAAACATTTCTTGCATGTACAACTTCGGATAGTAGACTGCCAAAAATCGCGGTAATCGGAAAAAAGACAGAAGAGGCTCTTCACGAAAGAGGGATTCCAGTTGAATTTCTGCCATCTTCCTATGTAGCAGAAGTGTTTGCGTCTGAGTTTTTAAAGTATATTAATCAGGGCACCAGAGTTTTAATTCCTAAAGGAAATCTTGCAAGGGATTACATTGCGGAGACGTTGAAGAAAGCGGGTGCCCTAGTTGAAGAAGTCGTCATTTATGAAAACTTTCTTCCGGAAGAAAGTCGCCAAACGCTTGTATCTATACTGCAGGAACACAAACTGGATATTCTTCTGTTTACAAGTTCGTCTACAGTTGATCACTTTATGCAAGTTGTAAAAGAGCATGGATTAAGCAGCAGTTTAAGTGAATCTATCATCGGATGTATCGGCCCGGTTACGCAAAGGACATTACAGAACTATGGGTTGCCGGTCCATGTAACTCCTAAGGAATACACTGTTGAAAAAATGATAAAAAGTACCATTGAATATTTGGATCGAATCTAA
- the hemC gene encoding hydroxymethylbilane synthase yields MRKIIVGSRRSKLALTQTNWVIKQLKKLDPRFEFEVKEIVTKGDKILDVTLAKVGGKGLFVKEIEQAMLNKEIDMAVHSMKDMPALLPEGLTIGCVPFREDHRDALISRGHEKLADLKPGAIIGTSSLRRSAQLLAKRPDLEIKWIRGNVDTRLAKLETEEYDAIILAAAGLSRLGWTHEVVTEFLDTDICIPAVGQGALSIECREDDKDLLELFEKFTCKKTEQAIRAERAFLAKMEGGCQVPIAGFAYVDDNDEIVLSILVATPEGNEIFKEELRGNNPEELGNQAADLLIQKGAKDLIDRVKRELEGQC; encoded by the coding sequence ATGCGAAAAATTATTGTAGGTTCCAGACGAAGCAAATTGGCGTTAACACAGACAAACTGGGTAATTAAGCAGCTGAAAAAATTGGACCCTCGATTTGAATTTGAAGTAAAAGAAATTGTAACGAAGGGCGATAAAATTTTAGATGTCACCCTGGCAAAGGTAGGCGGAAAAGGCTTGTTTGTGAAGGAAATAGAGCAGGCCATGCTGAATAAGGAAATAGATATGGCAGTTCATAGCATGAAAGATATGCCTGCTTTGCTCCCAGAAGGGCTGACAATCGGCTGTGTACCATTTAGAGAAGACCACCGCGATGCCCTTATTTCAAGGGGACATGAAAAACTGGCTGATTTAAAACCAGGTGCAATTATTGGAACAAGCAGCTTAAGGCGAAGTGCTCAATTATTGGCAAAACGTCCGGATTTAGAGATAAAATGGATTCGGGGCAATGTTGATACAAGATTAGCCAAACTGGAAACTGAGGAATATGATGCGATTATTTTAGCAGCTGCTGGACTTTCAAGATTGGGCTGGACACATGAGGTTGTAACGGAATTTCTGGATACCGATATTTGCATTCCTGCTGTTGGTCAGGGGGCTTTATCAATTGAATGCCGAGAAGACGACAAGGATCTTCTGGAATTATTCGAGAAATTTACCTGCAAAAAAACGGAACAAGCTATACGGGCAGAACGAGCATTTCTTGCCAAAATGGAAGGCGGCTGCCAAGTGCCAATTGCTGGTTTTGCCTATGTCGATGATAACGATGAAATCGTTCTAAGTATCTTGGTAGCGACTCCTGAAGGCAACGAAATTTTTAAAGAAGAGCTTAGAGGCAATAATCCTGAGGAACTTGGTAATCAAGCAGCGGATCTGTTGATTCAAAAGGGAGCAAAGGATTTAATTGATCGTGTGAAGCGGGAGCTCGAAGGACAATGCTAA
- a CDS encoding cytochrome C assembly family protein — MSSLFFTRIHELTVVLYAFSVLLYFFDFLHQNRKANRVAFWLLAFVWIFQTAFLIFYMVKTGRFPVLTIFEGLYFYAWVLVTLSIGINHLLRVDFIVFFTNILGFTVMAIHTFAPMQYHSHVMAKQLVSELLLIHITMAILSYGAFSLSFVFSLLYLFQYDLLKRKKWGKRLIRIADLEKLERLSYIFAVIGVPMLLLGLILGLQWALIKLPGMPWYDSKIIGSFLLLTAYSIYLYFRTVKNQSGKKLALWNVASFLIVLINFFLFGRLSSFHLWYS; from the coding sequence ATGTCCAGCCTCTTTTTTACAAGGATTCATGAATTAACGGTTGTTTTGTACGCATTCAGTGTGCTGCTATATTTCTTTGATTTTCTGCATCAGAACCGGAAGGCAAATAGGGTTGCCTTCTGGTTACTTGCATTTGTATGGATTTTCCAAACAGCCTTTCTAATTTTTTATATGGTCAAAACAGGCAGATTCCCTGTTCTTACAATCTTTGAGGGACTCTATTTTTATGCTTGGGTATTAGTAACATTGTCAATTGGTATAAATCATTTATTACGAGTTGATTTTATTGTCTTTTTCACCAATATATTGGGCTTTACCGTTATGGCCATTCATACTTTTGCACCGATGCAGTACCATTCCCATGTAATGGCTAAGCAGCTTGTTTCTGAATTGCTGCTTATTCATATCACAATGGCGATTCTTTCATACGGAGCATTTTCCTTATCGTTTGTCTTTTCCTTGTTATATCTGTTCCAATATGATTTATTGAAAAGAAAGAAATGGGGAAAACGGCTGATCCGAATTGCTGATTTGGAAAAATTAGAAAGATTGTCATACATATTTGCAGTGATCGGTGTTCCCATGCTGCTATTAGGCTTGATTTTAGGATTGCAATGGGCATTAATAAAACTTCCGGGGATGCCCTGGTATGATAGTAAAATCATTGGATCCTTTTTATTGCTTACTGCGTACAGTATTTATTTATATTTTCGGACCGTAAAAAATCAATCCGGAAAAAAACTGGCATTATGGAATGTTGCTTCATTTTTAATTGTTTTAATCAACTTCTTCTTATTTGGAAGATTATCATCTTTTCACTTATGGTACTCATAG
- the hemA gene encoding glutamyl-tRNA reductase — MHILVVGLNYKTAPVEIRERLTFNETELGEAIKKLTSKKSILENVILSTCNRTEIYAVVDQLHTGRFYIKQFLAEWFELEQTEFSPFLSIFEDDGAVEHLFNVTCGLNSMVLGETQILGQVRTSFMLAQEQETTGSVFNHLFKQAITLAKKAHSETEIGANAVSVSYAAVELAKKIFGSLANKHVLIFGAGKMGELAAQNLHGNGVKKVTVINRTYDKATALASRFNGEAKTIDELQQSLIDSDILISSTGAKDIVITKEMMAKVEKMRKGKPLFLVDIAVPRDLDPRIAELENVFLYDIDDLEGIVEANLKERQKAAEKIMMMIEKEIVEFNQWLGMLGVIPVISALREKALSIQAETMVSLERKLPNLSEHDIKVLNKHTKSIINQLLKDPILQAKELAARPDAKQAMDLFMKIFNIEELAREQKMKTADKDMAPEMRASLQS, encoded by the coding sequence ATGCATATTTTAGTTGTCGGTCTTAATTATAAAACAGCCCCTGTAGAAATCCGCGAACGTTTGACATTTAATGAAACTGAACTTGGAGAAGCCATTAAGAAGCTGACTTCCAAGAAAAGCATTTTGGAAAATGTCATCTTATCAACATGCAATCGCACAGAAATTTATGCGGTTGTAGATCAATTGCATACAGGACGTTTTTATATAAAACAATTTCTGGCGGAATGGTTTGAATTGGAGCAGACGGAATTCTCTCCGTTTTTATCCATTTTTGAAGATGATGGTGCTGTGGAACATTTATTTAATGTCACTTGCGGACTAAATTCTATGGTATTAGGGGAAACTCAAATCTTGGGACAGGTGCGAACAAGCTTTATGCTTGCCCAGGAACAGGAAACAACCGGATCGGTATTTAATCACTTATTTAAACAAGCGATTACTCTTGCCAAAAAGGCACATTCTGAAACAGAAATTGGTGCCAATGCGGTTTCAGTCAGCTATGCAGCAGTCGAACTGGCCAAGAAAATTTTTGGCTCTCTGGCCAATAAGCATGTATTGATTTTTGGAGCTGGAAAAATGGGTGAATTAGCTGCCCAGAACTTGCATGGAAATGGTGTGAAAAAAGTAACGGTGATAAACCGTACCTATGATAAAGCAACAGCTCTTGCCAGCCGATTTAATGGTGAGGCAAAAACAATTGATGAACTACAGCAATCGTTAATAGATTCAGACATCCTCATAAGTTCGACCGGTGCAAAGGATATTGTGATTACCAAAGAAATGATGGCAAAAGTCGAGAAAATGCGGAAAGGCAAACCGTTATTCCTAGTGGATATTGCAGTACCACGGGATTTGGATCCGAGAATTGCCGAGCTTGAGAATGTATTTCTATATGACATCGATGATTTAGAAGGCATTGTGGAGGCGAACTTGAAGGAACGTCAGAAAGCTGCTGAGAAAATCATGATGATGATTGAAAAAGAAATTGTCGAATTCAATCAATGGCTGGGAATGCTCGGTGTGATTCCAGTCATTTCCGCCCTAAGAGAGAAGGCTCTATCGATCCAGGCAGAGACAATGGTCAGTTTGGAACGAAAACTTCCTAATCTTTCGGAACACGATATAAAGGTATTGAACAAGCATACTAAAAGTATTATTAATCAACTGTTAAAAGATCCGATTTTACAAGCAAAAGAATTGGCTGCCAGACCTGATGCTAAACAAGCAATGGACTTATTCATGAAAATTTTTAATATTGAAGAGCTTGCTCGCGAACAAAAGATGAAAACAGCCGATAAAGATATGGCCCCAGAAATGCGGGCATCTCTTCAATCTTAA
- a CDS encoding LiaI-LiaF-like domain-containing protein, giving the protein MKNQHIFPGIILIGFGAYFFLQQAGITIFQSFFTWPTLLIIVGIAFLGQAYMAKDHEAILPAVIITGFGLHFLLAGHVSFWPKNTIGMLIFIISAGYFLRFQRTKNGLFQAFLFLIISVLLLFNDKIARYLGFLQHGMNLVWKFWPALLIIIGIYFLLKKKK; this is encoded by the coding sequence ATGAAAAACCAACATATTTTCCCTGGCATCATTTTAATTGGTTTTGGGGCTTACTTTTTTCTGCAGCAAGCAGGAATTACTATATTTCAATCATTTTTTACATGGCCTACATTACTAATCATTGTAGGTATTGCCTTTCTAGGGCAGGCTTATATGGCTAAAGATCATGAAGCCATCCTTCCTGCCGTTATTATCACAGGGTTTGGTCTCCATTTTCTTCTTGCCGGTCATGTGAGTTTTTGGCCTAAAAATACGATCGGCATGTTAATTTTTATTATATCAGCTGGATATTTCTTACGGTTCCAAAGAACCAAAAACGGATTATTCCAAGCATTTCTGTTTCTTATCATATCTGTATTGCTTTTATTTAATGATAAAATAGCCAGATACCTTGGTTTTTTACAGCATGGAATGAATCTCGTTTGGAAATTTTGGCCTGCACTGTTAATTATTATTGGTATATATTTTCTCTTAAAAAAGAAAAAGTAA
- the yihA gene encoding ribosome biogenesis GTP-binding protein YihA/YsxC — MKVTSSEIIISAVRPEQYPDTDLPEFALAGRSNVGKSSFINKMLNRKGLARISSKPGKTQTLNFFLINELLYFVDVPGYGYAKVSKTERAAWGKMIETYFTTRQQLKTCVLIVDLRHPPTEDDCMMYDFLKHYEIPCLIIATKADKIPKGKWQKHLKVTKETLEMDPNDQIVIFSSETGEGKDKVWSILERYL; from the coding sequence GTGAAAGTAACAAGCTCAGAGATTATCATAAGCGCCGTAAGACCAGAGCAATATCCGGACACAGATCTTCCGGAATTTGCCCTGGCCGGGCGTTCCAATGTGGGGAAATCTTCTTTTATCAATAAAATGCTAAATAGGAAGGGATTGGCGCGAATTTCCTCTAAACCAGGGAAGACACAGACGCTTAATTTTTTCCTGATTAATGAACTTCTTTATTTTGTAGATGTTCCTGGATATGGATATGCTAAGGTTTCCAAAACGGAACGTGCTGCGTGGGGAAAAATGATTGAGACCTATTTTACAACGAGACAGCAATTAAAAACCTGTGTTCTAATTGTTGATCTCAGGCATCCGCCGACTGAAGATGACTGCATGATGTATGATTTTCTCAAACATTATGAAATTCCTTGTTTGATAATTGCCACTAAAGCAGATAAAATCCCAAAAGGGAAGTGGCAGAAGCATTTAAAGGTAACAAAAGAAACATTGGAAATGGATCCAAACGATCAAATTGTCATTTTTTCTTCAGAGACTGGTGAAGGTAAAGACAAGGTATGGTCTATCCTAGAACGTTATTTGTAA